TTCTCACGAACTGGATGCACACTCGAGGTAAGAAGCAAGGCACCGCATGGACTTAGGGACCCCACAGGATGACTTCCAGGCCATACGTAGTTCCAACTCCACCTCACATCCTTTCCCCGAGAAAGTCAAAGCCGCACTGACCCCAAGTCTTCTTCTCTAGGCATAAAGGGTATAGAGATATTTTTAGCCAGTGAGTTTATATGCATCCTGCCTTTATACAGATTCTCTTCGATGCATCCATTCCCTGCACATTATCCTAATACTCCTCGTCCTGGGGGCTGCCTCCAAAGGAAGGTAGTCAGAAATTCCGTGGGAGTTGCAGACCCGGCACTTTGGATAGCTCCTTGGTGGCCAGTCCAGATGAGTTTTAGGCTGTCAGaatggggagggagagcaggctcTGCTATTTCATTCCTGAGAGGGAGCCTGGAATGGCACTTGGACCAGGATGGTTTGTGGTCGCTGTGGCATCAGAGAGAGATGGCTTTCTTGGCTTTTTTCTTTGAGGATGCTGTGatggtgtgtgtgtttaaaggGCACGCTGGCAAGGACTggttgcttttcttccctttgtttacTCTTGGGGCCGCCGAGGggcctctggctcttggttttccCACTTTGCCACTGATTATGGTCACTAACAGGCAGTCGTTCCGGCCCAGGTGGAGTCTTGCCCCTCTTCACCCACAGGGTTGCCTGCTTGTTTTGCCTTGCAGAAActccaggaggagggggaggaggaggaggagagcaatGCCAACAAAGTACCCACCATTGTGTCTGAGGAGCACTTCTGAGAGAAGAAGGTGGTGGCGACTCAGGGAACAccgacgccccccccccccccccccccgccttcggTCAGCATTCACTGCCAGCACACAGGTCTTCACCGGAGCAGCTTTTGGAGGGAACTGGCTGATATATCTGTGGCTTGGATGGCGGTGCCTCTGCCTCCTGGAACCCATTCAAGAGGTTGCATGGTCTGGTTGGGGACGATGGCACCTTTCACCAAACGCACACTCcattcccgccccctccccctcgtGGGTTATGGGAGCTGGTGTTGGGAGAGGCTGGTGGAGAACGGTGCTGCCctgtcttcccccttcccctccatcctGCAAAGAGAGAGCCTGCGAAATTATCGCGGAAAGGAAGCTTATTCAGGATACTAACTTTTTCTAGTGTCTTAAGACCCTTAGAAGCCCAGTCCTAAGGAGAGGCAGCTGCTCCGGATGAGGGGAATTTGGGGGTCACCGGCCCGGCTGCTGACGTTCTGTGGGAAAAAGCACCATCAGAAAAAAACTGCATCAGAACGAAGCCGTCAGGACTCGGCCTCGTTTCTCCTGGCCTGAGGTTGGGGTCTGCTTCCAAACCCTTTCCTAAGAGCTGATCAAACCAAACATCAATAAACTTGACAGAAATTTTGCTGTGGCCATGAAGGAGAAACCCATTTGGGAGAGTGAGCTGCCTAGGTGTGTGTGAGGGCACCTGTGAAGGCAGTTGGGGACCGTGGTAGCTTGATTTGGGACTAAGTTCTTTTCTACAGAGTCTCTGCCCAGGGACTTCCGTGTGGGTCACAGTCACCTCTGATGCCTTCATGTGGACACTACCTTGAGAAACTCCGTCAGCCTCCGCACTTGCTTTCTCTGAAGGGAGGGAAATCCCAGCCAACTTCCTGTAACCTTTACTGAGAGCTAACCTTGATTCATCCCACGCTGAGAAATCCACAGCTGCTTCTGCGAGATgagaggaaaggggcaggaggaaagCTGACCCTTGAAATGGGAAGTGAGTCTGCTTCAATTAAGTGCACCTGCCTCCGGAGGGGACAGTATTCTAACACCcaccccctcttcctgccctcttccagcagtaatctttttttaaatcagatattGTGAGTTTAAAGGGAGTCCCTTTAAACCAACCCAAGGTGACTTCCTCTCCTGCCTAGCCTGCTGTCTGGCTCTACTCATGGTCTTGGGTGGTGTCCCCTGAAAATAAGACATTTCAGCAATTTCTCCTGCGTGGTGAACAGCTGTGATCATGACCATGGTGCTGTTTGGCTGTGGCCACTGCCCCGGCCTTGGCAAACGGGAGCAGCCTGGGTCGGTTGGCAGCAGTGCCGGGGTGCCCGGGCCACTGCCTGAGGGgagccaggtgtgtgtgtgtgtgtgtgtgtacgttcTGGGTAATAGAAGAAGTTCACACTTCTGGTGGGGGGAGTGATTGGGGATGGAAGCGAAGTGGAGAGAAAGCGTGTCTTACTTTTGATGAGGAGAAAGGTGCTTACTCTTCAGCTCCTTCAAACTCTTTAACAGAATGTTTACCAGATCCATCCGTTCCTTTATTTTAAGAACACAATTTGTATTTTCGGTTTGTAATGCCAGATGTTTTAAGGCAATAAAAGATTCTCCGAGTGGTCCGCCTTGTCATCAGGTGGGGGCGGAGGTGCCTTTTGGCACAAGAATGAGAGTCTTGCCCATTTCCGGtgcgggaggggctggggctAGAGGAGCAGCTCCTGTGGCCTTCTGCGGGGGTGGGTCCTCTGTTTACGCAGATGTTACCATCCCAGTGGGTTACTTTTTAAAGACAAGGCAGTAAAAGTGAACGTTGGCCTACGTGGTGCCTGGCAACTCGGCGCCCAGCACGTGACCCTGACCGCCTTCTGTGCCGTGTATATTTGCAGACGGTCCACTCGGGGTAACCGCTGATACAGAGCCCACTGTGGTTTCTGGCTCTGTCTCAAAGCGTGGCCGAAGTATTTGTTCTAGGACTGTACCATCCTGCCCTGGTCAGAGTCCACGCTTTCGGCATCTGCCGTGGTGCTGCCACTTTTCTTCTGATCTGTCCGGCCAACTGCCACTTCTCCCTTCCCAGGTGCGTTCACCCCGTACTGTGATCTGGACATGCTGCTATTGGCCTTCTGTGCATTTCTTTCCTGGAAATTGCACCGTGTCTGTGGCATTTTGGGACCATTATCTGTTAGCAGTTCTTAGCTGGAGAGACATTACGGATTCTACTTTAAATCATCTCGGAAGGGAGCCAAGACTGGCggttaaagaaatagaatattcataatattttccaACTACTCTAAATCGTCTCTTTGGATCCTTTGGGATCTTGTCTTTGCTCACCTGGAATCACATTTCTATGACGTATGCTCAGAGGATCCGCATCCAACTCATGCATGTTTTCAATTCACTTTCTTAGGTGGGCTCCGTGTGGATCTACACTTACATGCAAACTCTGCAAAATCATTGCTTTTACTACCTCCTTAACAGTAGTTGGTGAGGGAGGGATAGTCTGTATCCCTGAACTATTTTTCTAGACGTAGTGTTGGCATGTGAGGCCTGGTATTGCTGCAACCGCTTTTGGCACCATAAAGGAAGCCAGCCTGAGGATGAAACCAACACAGGAGGGCAGAGTGGAGTCAGATCAAACCATTCCTGAAGCCTATAATCCACTGAACTTTTCAATTTTGTGAGCCAATGTTATCTTTATTGTTTAAGCTAGTTTAagacagttttgttcttttcaccTAAAAAGCCTTAACTGATAGAGAATTCCCAGTgcatttaagtatttattaagcttAAAGTATTTAACTTTAAGCTTCCTATCCTGCCTTTGCAAGTCCCCTGCCTCCCTGACCGCTCACCTTTCTCTTCCCAACTTCTCTACTTGGTTTTTACTCCTTCAACAAGATGGTTCATACCTTCCAGATGCTGTTCCCTCGGCCCTAAATGTCTGCCTCCTATATGAAGACATCTAATGCCTGGGCATTCAAGGCCCAGCTCAAATCCCATCCCCTCAGGGAGTCCTTTCCTGATAATCTGAACTGTGCACCCCCTACCTTCTTGATCATAAAACTttgtattctaaaattttttttttaacctttattttatttttgagagagacagagacagagtgtgagctggggaggggcagagagagagagaagaaaacacagaattggaagcaggctccaggctctgagctgtcagcacagagcccgatgtggggctcgaacccacaaactgtgagatcatgacctgagctgaactcggccgcttaaccgactgagccacccagcgccctaAAACCTTGTATTCTAGAGTTCTTAGCGTTTGAAGTTGTTTTTGTGTGTTGCTTTATTGATTGTCCATTACCTTGACTTCACTGCAAGGGCCACAGGAACAGGGACATTGCCTGGGacatcatttctctttctcaagtGTCTGGCCTGGAgttaaatgttcaataaatactttgttGATGTAATGAATGGGTTCTTGAGTCTACACACTGCGTGTGGGCCCCGCCAGTGAGGAGCCCCTCAGAATTCTGTTTGGAGGGCAACTACCTGCTCCAGCCCATTATCATTGGGGTTTCAAGCTCTCCTTTCCATGGTTAGGCAGCTATTCCTTCCATGCTATTTTCTGACTCTGCTTTCTCAAGAAACTGTTTCTTCCTtagcaagaaaacaagaaagggtCCTCCTGACCGTTCAATTGTGAACACAGAATCTtgaaggtggggaaggagaggcagactGGACTTCAGGAGAAATGAACAAGTGACCAGACGCGCCAGCGGCAGCCAGGTGTGCCTGGGTCCTTGAGCTGTCCTACTCATTATGGTGTATTTGATCCACAAAATGCTGCGATTCTCCTCTGCTACAGCTCAGAGGAGGGCAGGAGCGCTCCTGGCTTAGGGAAGGTCAAAGTACAAGGACTGATCCAAGCACAGGGTTTTTCTATTTACTACAAAATTCGTTACACAAATACAGCTGACCAGAAGGTCTAAAAACAGCCCAGACTCTTCCAACCCCGATCCATTTGTAGACACAAGGATATGAGCCATGCTCACTCACAGGGGAGCCCTTCTTAGAAGAACTGCCCGTTTCTCGGATGGTTCAGAGTCTCGGGTCCAGCAGCAGAGAGGAGCCCGCCCTGGGAGGGCAACCCCGAAGCAGCCCTTGGAGGCTGCTGCTCTGGGCAAGGCAGCAGCTGTAAGTTTCACAGTTCACGTGTTCCCACCACGCAAGTCAGATGAAGGgatgaaaataaaagggaaaaagcagAAGGCTGGAAAAGGGTCCTGGAAGAGGCTGCTGGTGAAGGAAGGGTACACAGTGGGTTTCGAAGGTGCTGGCAATTTCTTGGTCTGGGGGAAGGTATGGGGTATCCACCTTAAAATGATTCTTTAAATTGTTCGTACACATCATATGAAAGTTATACGGTATCGTaaacattattaaagaaaaaccCCAAACGTAAAAGGCTAGCAGGGGGTCAGAGGGCTCAGGATGGTGCAGAAAAGAAGAACTAAAAGAGGAGGGAGGATAAAGGTAGGGGACAGCAAAGGTGGAGGATGGAGTCTTGGAGCTGGTAAcgttggcctcagtttctcttcttctgtctgGATACTGGTTCTACTTCTAGGTACCGAAGCCCAACTAGCATACCCAGGATGGAGAAACCTTCAACACAGAGAAAAGGTTCGTGGCTGAGACAGGCACGGCACTTTCTTACACCCTTGTGtgtctgccctctgccccagcccGAGGGTGCAGTTCCTGCGGGAGGTCTGGGGTGCTCGGATGCTTACTTGCCACCATCAGGGGTGCCAGGACGCCAATCGTGGGAGCTGCGGTCCCAAAGACAAACAGCTCAGAGAGGAAGTGGCCCAGGGCGAGGAGGAAGGTCCAGAGTGTGATGTGGTACAGCCTACAAGGGAGCAGACAGACATGAGAACAGAGGCGATGCTTGTGGGGCGCAGAGGAAGAGTAGAGGTCTGGCTCCACACACACAGAAGCCAACCCAGGGAGGCGATTATGGCTAAAGGGAGAGGAGACTTGGGCCAGAGAAAGACCTATCTGCTCGGCCACATCGATTTATCCTCTACTAGGGCAAAACGGAAGGTTTCCACTGCTAGACCGAGAGTGCGGTTCAGGCATCCAGAGTGGGTCTCTGAGTCGTGGCAAGGTGGTGAAGCCAGCTACAGCAAAGCGAGTCTGGGTTATGGCAATCCTAGCAGTATAGACAGTTTCAGATCAATCACGCTTACATATTCTACTCACTTGGCTCTGTAGTCCACGCCCACCTGGCAGGTATATATGAGGGATGCCACAGAGTGAAGGGCCTGAATGGGGCATGAGCAGCAAGGACCTCTGTGGGGCTTTTAGACGCTCTTGCAACATGGGCCGGTTATTTAGTATCTTAGCCTAGGAAAATGGTGGAGGACACAGTGATAATCTCATGGGAAGAGAACTCTTTCCTCCGTTTTGACCAAGAGGTGGAAAAGAGGTTATAGGACGACTGACCACATGGATTGGAGATATCtttttttaactatgaaaattttaaaattacgaAATACCTTAAACATACAAAACATTGTTGATAAGAGAATATTCTAATTAACCTGTATGCAACCAATACCCTGCTCCAGCAAATCTggatattttgacatttttgctTCAGATACTTtttctaagaaacaaaatattacagGTAATCAGTTAAAGCATTCTGTGTATCCTGGACCCTGGGACCCTGGATCCCACCTGgaccccctccccaagcccccctccctccctccccagaaggAACTGAtatgttaaatttgatttttatcattCCTGTGTATGTTTTTATACAGTCAGTAAATATGTATGTTTGGGTGCTGAATTTGAATTTCTGGTTAGGAAGGAAATAGAATCCCAGTGTAGATCAGAAGAACATGGACCAGCGTCCCAGGCTAAAAAAGGCTAGAAACAGAAGTCGGCATTTGTGGCTATCCTGTGttggaagaaggggaaaggaatgGGTGATGATAAGGTAAGTCTCATTCCAAAAGCACAGCAAATGAAAGATACACCTCTTATACCTATTGGCAATTCTTTATCACGTAAAGGTCTTTAAAGGAATTAGTCAGTTCTTACTCCCTCCCAGTCACCTTGAGAGGTACAACAGATATACTGGTTTCATCTTATACGTAAAGAGACCAAGGTGCCGAGAAAGTGAACAACTGGTCCTTGAACAAAATGGGTTTGAGCAGCAAGGGTCCACTTTTATGTgatatgtggatttttaaatatttatttcgagagagacagagagagaaagcaggggaagggcagagacagggagacagaatcccaagcaggctctaccctgttAGCCCAGGGCCCAGTAGGGGGGctcatctcacgaactgtgagatcttgacctgagctgaaatcaagagttggatgcttaactgaccgagtgaCCCATGTGCCCctacatgtggatttttaaagataaatacagtacagtactgtattttttcttccttatgattttcttaagaaccttttctctggcttattttattgtaagaatacaatatataacacAGATAATGTACAAAACATGTATTAATCGACTttcttatcagtaaggcttctggtcagtaGTAGGCcattagtagttaagttctggggggcgccaaaagttatatgtggattttcaactatAGGGAGCCACTATTCCTaatccccatgttgttcaagggtcaaccgtatAATGAACTTGCAGCTACAAAAATAGTTACCAGGAGAACTGAGACAAGAGcccattttcttgttttcattcttgGGCCCCAGGCTGTTTCCACTAAACCACACTGCTTCCAAAAATACATGTCAATCTAGAACAAGTCAAACTATAGTTTCaagttctaaaaaataaaaataaaaaaaaatttaaaaagttgggaGAGATCGCAGGGTTAATAGCATTGCTTCAAATCCCACTTGAGTTGGCCTTCCTCAGTTCAAATTAATTGGGTCTCTAATATGTAGATCtgcaaaatcaggaatgaaaaccATATTTCCCAGGGCTGCTAGGAGACTTAATCAAGGTCATGTGGATAAAAGCTCCTGGCATAATCAGAGGTGTTCGGTAAATATCATCACCTCCTCTTTTCCCAAATGCTGAGAGCTTGGATATGACAGAAAAACATTTTAGTGTGAGGTTGGTATTTTGTTGGCCTTAGCCACTGACCCGAGCAAACTTTCCACTTTGGTTGTGGGGAGGACTGTTGGAAAGGAAGCTCGAGCCCCCTCCAGTGGTCAGCACCAGTTACAGCATTATGTAGACAGGAGGCTATGACCCTCTGCAAATGGTCCGCAGCAGTGTGACGACCCTAGAGGCAGAATGTTAGGAGTCCTGGGTTCTCTTTCACCCTCACATATGGACTCTGCGTAGGCGCACAGCAGTTTACTTGTGGGTTCCTTTTCGCATGGATTGTGATTTTTGGTCATTCCTACTTCTTGAGGAATGTGAGAATAAGGTATATGTGGGTGGCTGCTCTAAAAAGAGCACACTACTCTACTTCTGGAGCAGAGAAAGGCTGATTCTTTAGTAAAGGAGTGGAGGGATGTGCTGCAGGCCACTGGGTCAATGGTAATAGCCAGTTGCTACCGACTTCCAAAGAATTTTCAAACTTCAAAGACCTGTTAGGCCTATTATGTTTTTTTGGCTTGGAAAGAATAGAACCCATTAACGTTTTATTATCCATGTTTTAGGCTAATGTATGAACATTAGCAGGTCTCCAAGGGGAGGGGCACACTGGATATGCCTGGCACCTGATTTCTAACAAGGGATGCTTAAGCTCTTTCTTCCCTTACATACGTCTTGTTGTGGATGTCGATGGCACAGAGGCAGCGAATCACTGATGAGAGTAGGGTCCAGATCCCAAAGGTCCGAGCTTGGAGGCCATTCACTGTATAGTAGGAAAAAGCAAGAGTGTTgagagggtggg
This window of the Prionailurus viverrinus isolate Anna chromosome B3, UM_Priviv_1.0, whole genome shotgun sequence genome carries:
- the ERG28 gene encoding ergosterol biosynthetic protein 28 homolog isoform X1, whose translation is MSRFLNVLRSWLVMVSIIAMGNTLQSFRDHTFLYEKLYTGKPDLVNGLQARTFGIWTLLSSVIRCLCAIDIHNKTLYHITLWTFLLALGHFLSELFVFGTAAPTIGVLAPLMVASWLPLWCQKRLQQYQASHANTTSRKIVQGYRLSLPHQLLLRR
- the ERG28 gene encoding ergosterol biosynthetic protein 28 homolog isoform X2 encodes the protein MSRFLNVLRSWLVMVSIIAMGNTLQSFRDHTFLYEKLYTGKPDLVNGLQARTFGIWTLLSSVIRCLCAIDIHNKTLYHITLWTFLLALGHFLSELFVFGTAAPTIGVLAPLMVASFSILGMLVGLRYLEVEPVSRQKKRN